The Triticum aestivum cultivar Chinese Spring chromosome 4B, IWGSC CS RefSeq v2.1, whole genome shotgun sequence sequence CGAGTACAGCGGTGCTATCAGTGACGGATGGTGGGCAGGGGCATCTGCTCGTTTTATGTGCTTGCGCGAGTACAACGGTGTGACCGGCCGAAAGTTCGGCCGGCGCACCGCACGCAAACGTTTCCAAAAAAAAACTAGAACAAAAGAAAAAGATCACAAATGGAGTGGACATCAaattagatgtgacataactatgacATATCTAGATGTGTTCTAGACAGACTTTTACAATAACTTTGACTTTCTCAAATATTCCACGCGATTTGGGAATCACGTTACGGCTGATCATTAGCTCCATCAGATTAGTTGGAGCGGTCCATGATTAAGTTTTGAAACGTGTTACTAATTATTCCGCCAGCCGCATGATTGATCAATCCATGCCAGAAACTAGTGAACATACACTGAAACCAGCTTTTGTCTAGTTTAACTGTCGAGTAGCTAGGACTTTTTCTTCACGATTCCACGTGATTTGGGAATCCAATGGCTGCTTAGGATAACTAAGACGAACGGCTCCATAATTAATAAGTCTTGGTGACGTATGTTGAGTAATCCGCCGGTTGTATGATTAAGTTACATGCCTGAGATTATTATTTATTTTGGTGAGGAATCAGGGGGGAGATCAAACATCATATTCCCACTTCATCGTTTTTTGACGTGATGTATAGTTTCGTCCAAACTCTGTAATTCCACCAAATTAACCTTTTCTTTGCCGTTGTTTGAACAAGACTTTGGAATGGTGTTGAATCAATGGTGACCGTGTTGACAAATAACTACTAGTACGGAGTAGATGAGATTCACATAGCGCTGTGGTCTCGAATGAAGCTCTTTCAGATCTGGGTGCGGAGGCTGCCCGGGTCTTTTTCCGGTGGTGCCATGGTGGCAGCGGGGATCGACAATGGACGGCAACAATTAGGTTGGACATCTTGCCCTTCGACCTCGTACTCATTAAAATGTGTTTGTTTAACGGACATTTGTGGTGATTCCTCTGAAGGGAAAAACTAGACGAGATTCATCATTGTCCTTCCAATATGCACAAATGCAAGTAAGAAGAAAAAGCTCTTTCTTTGATCAATTCTTCCAGCACGTATACACAAACTAATTAAAGAATGGTCGCAAAACTATTCTCATCCAAGAGATCTCTCCACAGAAGAGCCCGCCCTCGTTGCTGGGAGCCTCATACGACCTCGTAGATGACGACCTGCGCGGTGTCGAAGCCGAACCGCGGCTGGACGCCGGCGCCGAGAGCTCCCGAGGCGGCGAAGGGCCGGAAGGCAGCAGCCACGTCCTCGCCGCCGTCGAAGCCGGCGGCCCTCCGGTCCGTCGTGCCGGCCTCGGCGGCGCCCGACGTGGAGGCGGACTGCGGCGGCTTGTAGTACATGCGCGCGGTCTGCGGGCAGTGGGAGTGGAACCTGGCCGCGATGCGCACGCCCATGTCCAGCATCTCCGCGTACTTGGCCATCTCGATGTGTTCCGCCGCCGCGGAACAAGGAGGAGCGGAGCGAGGAGCAGTTGGTACGGGGATGCGTGTTGCGTGTGCTTGGGATGGCACGGGAGAGACGGAGGGACCGGCGCGGAGGTTAAATACTGGGCGAGGAGGCAGCTGGGAAACGAGAGGCTCGTGGCTTTCGCGGTGGCTTCTGCGGTGCCGTTGCGGGTGGGAAGTTGACGCAAACGTGCCCCCTTGCTTCCGGGCTGGGTCTGCGGGGGAAGAAAAATAACGGTGCATGTGCTTTTGACCTGGGCGTGGGCGATTAATCACGACGACCACGTAAAAGGGGGCGTGGTCGGGACGCACTCAGCTGTCAGCCAGTGTTTTTCACTTTTTCTAGATCAAGCTGTGACGACTAGTGGGGCTTGAGATGCACGCACCCACCGCTGGAAGCGGTGTGGACTGAGCTGGCGGACGCGCGCGACCGTTTCTGCGGTAAGTTGGCGTATGCGTTCGCCTCATTCCAAGCCAAGAGTTATATCCTTTTGAGTTTTTAAATAACTCTTCCAAGCCAACAATGAGTATATTTGTTGGATAGTTGTTTGTCCAACTATCATAACATGGTTTGCAAAAGTTAAAACGGATATTCAAAGGTTTTATTTCCTTCTGAAAATCAAAGCAACTCACACTATATATTACTTATTTATTAGTTAACTAGCAAAAGagttcgtgcgttgcaacgggagagaaaacataacacacactcttaacccaacaaccatcacccaagaccacaataggtccatctcctttattttgcgaggcatcatatttgtgttgccgcttatccttcttctcaccctCACCGGCGATGGCcttggtgttcacacaaaacaaaaaaagtgtttgaatatgtttaatcctaaggcgtctctctctccctctctcctccctctccctccctccctctatctctctctcctccctctccctccctccctccctccctctctctctctctctctctctctctctctctctctcgatgagaaatctgttattttcccctgcgacatttttcagaggtttgcatgtgtagttatcgatatttttttccctatattgttatagtggggtgtttatttgcaatctggatcgccgccggtacgaaaggaaaacggatcttacgctataaattataagtttgctcccaaaatgatattttagaaatatttaacaggtaaaattaacatcatatttagattccacatatttttctaataaaatttcatatataatatgttaaaatctaaattacggtttaaaagatacggataatttagaaaatcatttatttgacttaaattatattccaaaataatatttaaaaatacttaacaggtgaaaataatctcatattcatattctacatatttttctaatcaaatttcagatataacatgttcaaatcggagttacggtttaaaagatatggatgatttaaaaaatattgtttgacttaaatatgatccacggatgaattacctaaaacatcaggggggatttcaaaaaatgtaaaataacggttcggtgtGAATTAAAtctggactgcgggttgatttcaacaaaacacatggacttttgtgtaaaatatgaaaaaataattcgttttaacttaaaataggactgcgggttgaattctctgaaatagagggagtttcctgaaaaatgccatgacggacgaaagaaaccgaatttgctttattattaggtaaagattaatgttccaaaattttggaaAAATTGTGATGTTACAACAATGTTCTTTGGTGGTGGTTTTCTATTTTAGGACTCAACTGCAAATCTAACGTCCCCTCGCAAAAAAAAATCATAGCAAATCGAATGCTTTTTATGACAATTTATATTTGACGAGGATGCTAAGTTTAGTTGGGAAGCATTGTAAATTCGCCTCAGTTTAGTTTTTGCCAGTAAATTGTCATACTTGCAAACTAAATATAATGTGTCATCCTTGCACCAACATAAATTGACATAAAAAATGTTCAATTTGCCATGCTTAAAAATCTGACAACAAATCTTTTAGCATTATCGTTATTATATTATCCTCTGATTGTGCGTAAACATATTTCTTCTAAGAAATATTCCTAGAGGAGTGCCTCATATCTGGTGTTTATCAAGAAAGACACAAGCCACTGTAAAAGAAGGACAAACTTGATACACAAACGACCTCTTAGAAGTATAATTACATCGAGGATCCTCGGGACAATATTTTTCATTCATTGTCCGCCGCTCGCCAATGCTTAAGATTGCACTGAAAAGGCAGTAAGGAAGACGAACACCTACAAACGTTCTTGTCATACAAGATTCTAAATACTGCAATAACCACTCCTCACTACCAACGAGATCTGTAAACCACTAAAAGAACATTGGTTGGAAGGGCACAAAAGCAGTGCAATTTTGCAATCTTTCACCACCAAATGTCGAAATCAGAGTGTTGAAGAAACCAGACCTTGCCGTGAAGTACATCATAAGTTAACTAACTGCTTCCCTCGATCAACACACCAACTGTCAAGATATGAACGGGACAATAAATCATCCAAACTATGCTATTCCACCAAATTTTAGTTTCATTTGCCGATGTTTGAACAAGACCTTTGATGAACGCATGGGCAAATCCACTGGGGTGTCACGGGTGCCATGGCACCTCCTCTAAAAATCTAAATAATTTATAGTGTATATTTAGCACTAATTGACTAACAACTTTATGTTATTTTGTGGCTTGTTAACATTATAATGATGTTTAGACCAAATTATGTTATTTATAGTGtattttcacaaatctaaaaattattttattgaaatTATATTGTCTATGCATTAGACCATTTACAGTTGGGCGCCCCAAACCCGTCTCGAAGGTCCGGGCGGACAGCCCGGCTACTGACCGTTCATGGAAATGCAACTAGACGGGCGCTTGAAAAGCCTCAAACGTCCGGGCTgatcggcacccctcatatcctgctcaaatatggggcggatatggggcacCCAGACGCGTCCGCCACATCGGGCCCGCCCCATGCTGGCCcatccgaccccacatatattcctccTCATCCGCTCGacagaccaaaccctagccactttactccactcccctccgccacccaaGCTCTTGTCTGGCCTTCTCCGGCATGGCGGACATCGGATCCGACtccttcacctccagatccgtcGACCCCGAACTCATGCCAcgcggccccgaggaggagatggccgtccgGCATGCGCTCCGTGGCTCCCGGCAGGAGTCCCGTGCGAGACAGCGCTCAGACTCTTTCCatcgggaatccattgcgtccgcccaaatggcgcatggatccggTGCTTGGTGTGTCGTCGCCGCCTCACTGGAGGCAGTGGGTCCGTCTGGCGTCCGAATGCGGTGGCGGACGCGCAACCCCTCCATTGGCGCACCGAGGTCATGAACGCACCGTGTGCGTCGCCCGACGCAAGCATGGCGTGGCATGCCCGCCGTGCGAGGCatcgggcgcgggaggcggcggtggacgtCGGCAAGGCGGAGTCGCATTTTCCGGGGTCCCGTATGGTGTACCAGTCCGGGCGCCCCAACCACGTCGTGGTGGATGTCATATGCTCGTCCTAAAATGAATCCATCATCGATCTGACATCCATCGGCACCGTTCGTGTTccgggctccgacgaggaagatCACAACATGGGAGACGACGACGCCTTGAGTCCCATGAGCCGACCCGTGTCCCATGCCCTACTTTACCTTGCCGGCGACCGGACCAACACACCGAGGAGCGCAGCCGGCCGCCGGACATGAGCATGGCGGAACCAGGCGAGCTCCGGTTAGATTAGGTTtcacgttgcatgtaataatatggatttgaggtttctaatttAACATGTCCGGTTGTAGAATCAAATATTTGAGACGTGACCGGTCACTGTCCGCGGACACGCCTGATTGCgcccgcgggcgtttgaggggttgaatttgccaagtccggttgtagatgctgtTATATATGTAAACCGTAGCACCCCAATCCTTTATTCCTAGGTTCGCCACTAAATTGTGTATTCTCCCGTTCTTCTCCATTAGGAAGTTGCAATGGGGGCAACTCAACATCCCCGGATAGAATCTGCGCATTCCAAGCCGGTCAATCGATGGTGGCAGACTTGGACAAATCAACTAGACGACGAGATTCATGATTGTTGTCAATATGACAAATGCACAAATTAATACAATCAATCAAGAACGAAAATTCTGCATTTGATCAATTCCAGCACGGTTACAAAGTAACAAAAGAATGATGTTATAGACAACTACAATCAATCAACTCATTggccgcaaaaaaaaaaaaaatctcatCCAGGAGATCTCATCTTTCTCCCGAAGAACTCGTCGCCGTTGTTCATTTCAAGCCCTCGACTCATACGACCTCGTAGATGAGGACCTGCGCGGTGTCGAAGCCGAACCGGGGCTGGACGCCGGCGCCGAGAGCTCCCGAGGCGGCGAAGGGCCGGAAGCCAGCAGCCACGTCCTCGCCGCCGTCAAAGCCGGCGGTCCTCCGATCCGTCGGCGCGTCCTCGGCGGCGCCCGACGTGGAGGTGGACTGCGGCGGCTTGTAGTACATGCGCGCCGTCTG is a genomic window containing:
- the LOC123094417 gene encoding uncharacterized protein, whose protein sequence is MAKYAEMLDMGVRIAARFHSHCPQTARMYYKPPQSASTSGAAEAGTTDRRAAGFDGGEDVAAAFRPFAASGALGAGVQPRFGFDTAQVVIYEVV
- the LOC123094418 gene encoding uncharacterized protein → MSKYVELLDMGVRIAARFHSHCPQTARMYYKPPQSTSTSGAAEDAPTDRRTAGFDGGEDVAAGFRPFAASGALGAGVQPRFGFDTAQVLIYEVV